A genomic stretch from Bifidobacterium sp. ESL0769 includes:
- a CDS encoding AbrB family transcriptional regulator, which translates to MNTSDTAAPSDSNSDDAAAGPAPESETTTDSGGDAGDDDFEPLTDTYEELRHTQDSAELSAAAREPLPPRSEQAAFSRATALLEAVAGNQNTPLEDRIFLASTMPFPNILVKLSEDENDDVREAVAANADDKNWLVGRLTKDRSGKVREAALRNPQTSWKMRLEGAQNPETSADTLDFLAKLGVETEPKAPTILAAMVRRAAALNPNCAQATLQRLAQDESTDVSHAAQGRLG; encoded by the coding sequence CTGAATACTTCCGATACCGCTGCACCTTCCGACAGTAATTCTGACGATGCAGCCGCTGGTCCCGCTCCTGAAAGTGAGACGACCACTGATTCTGGCGGCGACGCCGGCGATGACGATTTCGAGCCGCTCACCGACACCTACGAAGAGCTGAGGCACACGCAGGATTCCGCCGAGTTGAGCGCCGCAGCGCGCGAGCCGTTGCCGCCGAGGTCTGAGCAGGCCGCTTTTTCGCGTGCCACGGCATTGCTTGAGGCGGTGGCAGGCAATCAGAACACCCCGCTGGAAGACCGTATTTTTCTGGCGTCGACGATGCCTTTCCCGAATATTCTGGTCAAGCTTTCCGAAGATGAGAATGATGACGTCCGCGAAGCCGTCGCCGCCAATGCCGATGACAAGAACTGGCTGGTCGGCAGGCTTACCAAAGACAGGTCGGGCAAGGTGCGCGAAGCCGCGCTGCGCAATCCGCAGACCTCGTGGAAGATGCGTCTCGAAGGCGCGCAAAATCCCGAGACCTCGGCCGATACCCTCGATTTCCTTGCCAAGCTCGGCGTCGAAACCGAACCCAAGGCCCCCACGATTCTTGCAGCGATGGTTCGCCGCGCCGCTGCGCTCAATCCGAATTGTGCGCAGGCCACTTTGCAACGGCTCGCGCAAGACGAGTCCACCGATGTCAGTCACGCCGCACAAGGCAGACTTGGCTGA
- a CDS encoding GNAT family N-acetyltransferase, with the protein MQITTERLILRPWKHGDRAEAESLFRYASDPEIGIRCGWMPHRSVEESINTLDNVFTGDENYAITLRGEDNDDCPIGAIELKKAEPGDHAGEFVQEAIDSHSLFDGVDESEMERALAHYDGDRVLGYWIGRPFWGQGLMTEALRAMIRHAFVDLRCNAVWGGHYAENPASGKVMEHCGMQAVCRKDSDYFPLIDRSYDAILRVITKEEWERGKM; encoded by the coding sequence ATGCAAATCACTACCGAACGGCTTATTTTGCGGCCTTGGAAACACGGAGACCGTGCCGAAGCGGAATCGCTCTTTCGTTATGCCTCCGACCCGGAAATTGGGATTCGCTGCGGTTGGATGCCACACCGCAGCGTCGAGGAAAGCATAAATACGCTCGACAACGTCTTTACCGGCGACGAGAACTACGCCATCACTTTGCGCGGCGAAGACAACGACGACTGCCCAATCGGCGCCATCGAACTCAAGAAAGCCGAACCGGGTGACCATGCCGGCGAATTCGTGCAGGAAGCCATCGATTCACATAGTTTGTTCGACGGCGTCGACGAAAGCGAGATGGAACGGGCTCTTGCCCACTACGACGGCGACCGGGTGCTCGGTTACTGGATTGGGCGGCCGTTCTGGGGACAGGGCCTGATGACCGAGGCGCTGCGGGCGATGATCCGTCATGCGTTCGTGGACCTTAGATGCAACGCCGTATGGGGCGGCCACTACGCCGAAAATCCCGCTTCCGGCAAGGTGATGGAACACTGCGGCATGCAGGCGGTGTGCCGCAAGGACAGCGACTACTTCCCGCTTATCGATCGCAGTTACGACGCCATCCTGCGGGTTATTACGAAAGAGGAATGGGAACGCGGCAAAATGTAA
- a CDS encoding YigZ family protein yields MRNAAGAPAEDSLIEKKSEFIGDACHIETLDEALAFVQAVRDRHPKARHVAFAAILGAAEGSAKERMSDDGEPSGTAGKPILDVIRMGKLTDCVITVTRYFGGILLGSGGLIRAYSTAASMAVKAADVERIVPMRHYRIVLEYPWLGRFEQLLAQAGGNEEGKEFTDRVTMRFAVPSANAQDFEMRVREAFNARARLSRL; encoded by the coding sequence ATTAGAAACGCTGCCGGCGCCCCCGCAGAGGATTCGTTGATCGAAAAGAAGTCCGAATTCATCGGCGATGCCTGCCATATCGAGACTTTGGATGAAGCGCTCGCGTTCGTACAAGCCGTGCGTGATCGGCATCCGAAGGCCCGTCATGTCGCTTTCGCGGCCATTTTGGGTGCGGCCGAGGGCTCAGCCAAGGAACGCATGAGCGACGATGGGGAGCCAAGCGGCACTGCGGGCAAGCCGATTCTCGACGTCATTCGCATGGGCAAGCTCACCGATTGCGTCATTACCGTCACCCGCTATTTCGGCGGCATCCTTTTGGGCTCCGGCGGGCTGATTCGCGCCTATTCCACGGCCGCGTCGATGGCGGTGAAGGCGGCTGACGTCGAGCGGATCGTGCCGATGCGTCATTATCGAATCGTGCTGGAATACCCGTGGCTTGGCCGTTTTGAGCAGTTGCTTGCGCAGGCCGGCGGCAACGAAGAGGGTAAGGAATTCACCGACCGAGTCACTATGCGTTTCGCTGTACCCTCGGCCAATGCTCAGGATTTCGAAATGCGCGTCCGTGAAGCGTTCAACGCTAGGGCGCGCTTATCGCGTCTCTAG